A DNA window from Brassica napus cultivar Da-Ae chromosome C1, Da-Ae, whole genome shotgun sequence contains the following coding sequences:
- the LOC106418773 gene encoding small RNA degrading nuclease 1-like, whose protein sequence is MACIAEKCVALRKFCIKGCPIMDVGIKALALGCLDLVKLKVKKCIAVTGVVRSGCVNGGLWCENGGRGLETVVEEVLTPVADRDGLMGMQRLQVVVLEELMKLAQIRGLGGEHGGWKEFLAVNDHKDITPYDLSMVSRDALVAFLTTFKNKEDLQAMQIRANSLLVKKLKQESPENDTHEQMLIRLTMKHQEFSIDYCFRSYSNDWFLSDIGMKSSMVKNSTNMIAVDCEMVLCEDGTEGLVRVGVVDRHLKVILDQFVKPDKRIVDYRTVITGVNAQDIEKATLSVVDIQRELQPYLSNGAILVGHSLNKDMKVLKIDHPKVIDTALVFKFSNARNSRKPSLNDLHKAIFGKEVRKEGVPHNCVHDAEAAMNIALAFIEDPFDTTISPSKEMLEAEKSRLFIHRIPSRVPSEKLNFALAGEFLTKKFKLDVKPAKTLGGYYCAVAVFVSAEEAEQAFENVNGYEETDSFGLPQKMFDVKLRSKRNASCYVRKMV, encoded by the exons ATGGCTTGCATTGCGGAGAAGTGTGTGGCGTTGAGGAAGTTTTGCATCAAGGGGTGTCCGATTATGGATGTTGGGATCAAGGCGCTTGCTTTGGGCTGTCTTGATCTGGTGAAACTGAAGGTGAAGAAGTGTATAGCTGTTACAGGGGTTGTTAGGAGTGGCTGCGTGAACGGAGGACTTTGGTG TGAGAATGGTGGGAGAGGTCTTGAGACAGTAGTTGAGGAGGTGCTGACGCCGGTTGCTGATCGTGATGGCCTGATGGGGATGCAGAGGTTGCAGGTGGTG GTGTTGGAAGAGTTGATGAAGCTAGCGCAGATTCGAGGTCTAGGAGGAGAACACGGAGGATGGAAAGAATTTTTAGCAGTCAATGACCATAAAGATATAACACCATATGACCTTTCCATGGTTTCCCGTGACGCGTTGGTCGCTTTTCTCACTACCTTTAAGAATAAAGAAGATCTGCag gctATGCAAATTCGTGCTAATAGTCTTCTAGTTAAAAAGTTGAAGCAGGAGTCTCCTGAAAATGACACTCATGAGCAG ATGCTTATTCGTTTGACCATGAAGCATCAGGAGTTTTCTATAGACTATTGTTTTCGGTCATACTCCAAT GATTGGTTTTTATCCGATATTGGAATGAAGTCGTCGATGGTCAAGAATTCAACCAACATGATAGCTGTTGACTGTGAGATGGTTCTTTGTGAAGATGGGACTGAAGGTCTGGTTAGAGTCGGCGTTGTAGACCGTCATTTAAAG GTGATTCTTGACCAATTTGTGAAACCGGACAAACGTATTGTTGACTATAGGACAGTCATTACAGGAGTTAATGCTCAAGATATCGAAAAAGCTACTCTCTCTGTGGTAGATATTCAG AGAGAGCTGCAGCCCTATCTTTCTAATGGTGCTATTCTGGTAGGTCACAGTTTGAACAAAGATATGAAAG TGCTGAAGATCGATCATCCTAAAGTAATCGATACAGCACTTGTGTTCAAATTTTCAAATGCAAGAAACTCGAGGAAACCTTCACTCAATGATCTTCACAAG GCAATTTTTGGTAAAGAAGTCCGAAAGGAAGGCGTTCCTCATAATTGTGTACACGACGCTGAAGCGGCAATGAATATTGCACTTGCTTTTATTGAGGACCCATTTGACACAACAATTTCAccatcaaaagag ATGCTGGAGGCTGAGAAGTCAAGACTCTTTATTCACAGAATCCCTTCCCGTGTGCCATCTGAAAAACTGAACTTTGCTCTCGCTGGAGAGTTTCTTACCAAAaagtttaaacttgatgttaag CCAGCAAAAACATTGGGAGGTTATTACTGTGCAGTTGCTGTTTTCGTTAGTGCCGAAGAAGCTGAGCAAGCTTTTGAAAACGTTAATGGATACGAAGAGACG gattCATTTGGGTTGCCACAAAAAATGTTTGACGTAAAGCTGAGGTCGAAAAGAAATGCTAGTTGTTATGTCCGTAAAATGGTTTAA